One Nostoc sp. UHCC 0302 DNA window includes the following coding sequences:
- the hisD gene encoding histidinol dehydrogenase, whose product MLRIITQQADVRAELQRICDRTHDEQVLHKEATVREVLQAVKRQGDKAVLHYTAEFDHQNLTPEELRVTGSELDAAYQQVSKELLQAIRLAYRQIEAFHRQRVPKSWVHFGDDEVVLGKRYTPVDRAGLYVPGGRAAYPSTVLMNSVPAKVAGVPRVVMVTPPGAGGTVNPAVLVAAQEAGVQEIYRVGGAQAIAALAYGTETIPKVNVITGPGNIYVTLAKKLVYGTVGIDSLAGPSEVLVIADETANPVHVATDLLAQAEHDPMAAAILLTTDASLAKNVQVAVERQLVDHPRRIDTEKAIAHYGLIVVVESLEAAAELSNEFAPEHLELEIKDPWALIPQIRHAGAIFLGYSTPEAVGDYLAGPNHTLPTSGAARYTSALGVETFLKHSSIIQYSQAALYKVAGAIDVLATAEGLPSHADSVRRRIQQEE is encoded by the coding sequence ATGCTGCGAATCATTACTCAGCAGGCAGACGTCAGAGCAGAGCTACAACGTATCTGCGATCGCACCCATGACGAACAGGTGCTTCACAAGGAAGCAACGGTGCGGGAAGTGTTGCAAGCAGTGAAGCGCCAAGGCGACAAAGCTGTACTGCATTACACAGCCGAATTTGACCACCAAAACCTGACACCCGAAGAATTGCGCGTTACAGGCTCGGAACTGGATGCAGCTTATCAACAGGTGTCTAAGGAATTGCTCCAGGCGATTCGGCTAGCTTACCGCCAAATTGAAGCGTTTCATCGTCAGCGAGTACCAAAAAGCTGGGTACACTTTGGCGATGATGAAGTAGTGCTGGGCAAACGCTATACTCCTGTAGACCGAGCAGGATTATATGTACCCGGTGGTCGCGCCGCCTATCCCAGTACAGTGCTGATGAATTCAGTGCCGGCAAAGGTAGCTGGTGTACCCCGTGTAGTCATGGTAACACCACCCGGAGCAGGGGGTACAGTTAACCCAGCAGTCTTAGTGGCCGCCCAAGAAGCAGGAGTACAAGAAATTTATCGTGTCGGGGGCGCACAAGCGATCGCCGCGTTAGCCTATGGCACAGAAACAATTCCGAAAGTGAATGTGATTACTGGGCCTGGGAATATTTATGTGACGCTAGCGAAAAAACTGGTCTACGGTACTGTGGGCATTGATTCTTTAGCAGGGCCAAGCGAAGTGCTGGTGATTGCCGATGAAACTGCAAATCCGGTGCATGTCGCCACTGATTTGTTAGCCCAAGCCGAACATGACCCGATGGCGGCAGCAATTTTGCTGACGACAGATGCTAGTTTGGCAAAAAACGTGCAAGTAGCTGTGGAGAGACAGTTAGTAGATCATCCACGGCGAATAGACACAGAAAAAGCGATCGCTCATTACGGTTTAATTGTCGTTGTGGAATCCTTGGAAGCAGCAGCAGAACTATCGAATGAATTTGCCCCTGAACACTTGGAGTTAGAAATCAAAGATCCTTGGGCATTAATTCCACAAATTCGCCATGCTGGAGCAATCTTCTTGGGTTACTCTACACCAGAAGCTGTAGGAGACTATTTGGCTGGGCCTAACCATACCTTGCCGACTTCTGGTGCTGCTCGCTATACTTCGGCGTTAGGTGTCGAAACTTTCCTCAAACACTCTAGTATTATTCAATACTCACAAGCGGCGCTATATAAGGTGGCTGGTGCAATTGACGTGCTAGCAACAGCAGAAGGTTTACCTTCTCACGCCGATTCAGTACGACGCCGAATTCAGCAGGAAGAGTGA
- a CDS encoding universal stress protein — translation MLKNILVALDGSEIAERVIQALDDLVLSDDSKVVLCHVFPNPESDMELPADRPQPESQTLSYFHIEQQLQSYQEKVSVKTELELVSGDPAEEIIRLANIYKTELIIIGSRGLIGMKRIVLGSVSNQVVEEANCSVLVVKPNKI, via the coding sequence GTGCTAAAAAATATTTTGGTAGCTCTGGATGGTTCTGAAATTGCAGAACGAGTAATTCAGGCTTTGGATGATTTGGTGCTATCAGATGATAGCAAAGTTGTTCTATGTCATGTGTTTCCCAATCCCGAGTCAGATATGGAACTACCTGCTGATCGTCCTCAGCCAGAGTCGCAAACACTTTCGTATTTTCATATAGAACAACAACTGCAATCTTATCAAGAAAAGGTGTCAGTTAAAACTGAATTAGAGCTAGTAAGCGGCGACCCTGCTGAAGAGATTATTCGCCTTGCAAATATTTATAAGACTGAATTAATTATAATTGGCAGTCGTGGATTAATTGGTATGAAGCGAATTGTACTAGGTTCTGTTAGTAATCAAGTCGTGGAAGAGGCTAATTGCTCAGTGTTAGTAGTGAAGCCCAATAAGATTTAA
- the hslO gene encoding Hsp33 family molecular chaperone HslO — translation MADQLIRATAAEGGIRAVGVISTRLTEEARVRHKLSYVGTAALGRTMAAGLLMASNMKRTGSRINVRVKGDGPLGGILVDAGLDGTVRGYVENPSIELPPNAKGKLDVGGAVGKGYLYVVRDIGYGYPYSSTVELVSGEIGDDVAHYLVSSEQTPSALVLGVFVGGSGVTAAGGLLVQVLPKAARDEALVATLESRVAALSGFTPLLQAGKTLPEIFDDLLGDMGLTIFPESQMLRFHCRCSFDRVLGALKILGEAELQDMIIKDDGAEATCDFCGRVYQASSDDLAQLIVDLQTESSISK, via the coding sequence ATGGCGGATCAGTTAATTCGTGCCACGGCAGCCGAAGGTGGAATTCGTGCAGTAGGTGTGATCAGCACACGCTTAACAGAAGAAGCACGAGTGCGCCACAAGCTTTCCTATGTGGGAACGGCAGCACTGGGTCGGACTATGGCAGCAGGGTTGTTAATGGCTTCCAATATGAAGCGAACTGGCTCAAGAATCAATGTCCGAGTGAAGGGCGATGGCCCTTTAGGTGGTATATTGGTAGATGCCGGATTAGATGGCACTGTACGGGGTTATGTAGAAAACCCGTCTATAGAATTGCCTCCTAATGCTAAAGGTAAGCTAGATGTCGGGGGCGCAGTAGGTAAAGGGTACCTCTACGTTGTACGAGATATCGGTTATGGTTACCCTTACTCTAGTACAGTAGAACTGGTTTCTGGTGAGATTGGTGATGACGTAGCTCATTACCTAGTAAGTTCTGAACAAACTCCTTCAGCCCTAGTTTTAGGGGTATTTGTGGGAGGAAGTGGAGTTACGGCTGCTGGAGGTTTACTGGTACAAGTGTTGCCCAAAGCTGCTAGAGACGAAGCTCTAGTTGCAACCTTGGAATCACGAGTAGCTGCTTTATCAGGATTTACGCCGTTGTTGCAAGCTGGAAAGACGTTACCCGAAATTTTTGATGATCTGCTAGGAGACATGGGACTAACGATTTTTCCCGAAAGCCAAATGCTACGCTTTCACTGTCGTTGCTCTTTTGACCGGGTGTTGGGAGCATTGAAGATTTTGGGAGAAGCAGAATTGCAAGACATGATTATTAAAGATGATGGTGCTGAGGCAACTTGTGATTTTTGTGGCAGAGTTTACCAAGCTAGTAGTGATGATTTAGCTCAGTTAATTGTTGATTTACAGACAGAATCTTCAATTTCAAAATAA
- a CDS encoding chromosome segregation ATPase, with amino-acid sequence MTERDIPDSWPPARAREPDNNTLLSQTQQFGETQAFVVPATDSTSKSVKRQKENDSVPLGGSKLGGASRGEELPINNHSEESATLSRKGKKLPRWMKSWVLWSLLLTLIPGSIGFLAMAMLLKLPSAPNCPSIFWPLASASVRLHCAQLAASKQTVNDLLQAIALVKQLPESHPLHTEIGRFVEEWSRDILQLADQSFQSGNIDEAIAIAQKIPEDLPAYQLVNEQVAKWQSIWSKAEGIYQDSEKELQQSRWQSAYMLSAKLLRVDNKYWASTKYDQLNQLITTAREDAEKLAKAESLANSSVVDNLQEAIKIVESIGQGSYFYQKAQKSIPEFGRKMLNLAQAKLDARDADTALDIARQIPETTGLQSEVDDFIALGEAQRSAWIGNVSGLESAIAQAQQIDPSRPVYNKAQKLVARWQLEIEDVARLEKARTLASQGTVNDLAAAISEAQLIPATNPRATEAREEMGRWQAQIETIQDQPYLERAEQIALFEDINSLQAAIAEASQVRRGRALYPEARKKIRTWTGKIQQIQDQPYLDQARQLAQSGNLPAAINTAQAIASSGRALSGEAQAAIDDWQGEIRTQENWQKAQQAATAGTPEALAEAMRLADRVANRSILRMDANLAIDQWSQQLLEIARSQGQSDIARGIETAKLIPRGSAAYSAAQEQIQTWQQFLNPQPTPTPTFQPIQPLTTPNG; translated from the coding sequence ATGACAGAGCGGGATATTCCAGACAGTTGGCCCCCAGCCAGAGCAAGAGAGCCAGATAATAATACACTCTTATCCCAAACACAACAATTCGGTGAAACTCAAGCATTTGTTGTCCCGGCTACTGATTCTACCTCGAAGTCAGTAAAGCGGCAAAAAGAAAACGATTCCGTACCACTTGGTGGAAGCAAGCTAGGCGGAGCGTCTCGTGGAGAAGAATTACCTATAAATAATCATTCAGAAGAATCTGCAACACTCAGTAGGAAGGGCAAAAAATTGCCCCGGTGGATGAAAAGCTGGGTGTTGTGGTCATTATTACTAACTTTGATTCCTGGCAGTATCGGATTCCTGGCAATGGCAATGCTGTTGAAGTTGCCATCTGCCCCAAACTGCCCATCAATTTTTTGGCCTTTGGCTAGTGCGTCGGTGCGGTTACATTGCGCTCAATTAGCAGCTTCTAAGCAGACAGTAAATGATCTGTTACAAGCGATCGCCCTAGTGAAACAACTGCCAGAAAGTCACCCATTACATACCGAGATTGGTCGTTTTGTAGAAGAATGGTCGCGGGATATTTTACAGTTAGCTGATCAGAGTTTCCAGTCAGGAAATATAGACGAAGCGATCGCTATTGCTCAAAAAATACCTGAAGACCTGCCAGCCTACCAACTAGTAAACGAGCAAGTTGCCAAATGGCAGTCCATCTGGTCGAAGGCAGAAGGAATCTACCAAGACTCGGAAAAGGAACTACAGCAAAGCCGCTGGCAATCGGCGTATATGCTGTCAGCCAAATTATTGCGTGTGGATAATAAGTACTGGGCAAGTACTAAGTACGACCAATTGAACCAGTTAATTACTACAGCGCGGGAAGATGCTGAGAAGTTGGCAAAAGCTGAAAGTCTAGCAAATAGCAGCGTAGTAGATAATTTACAAGAAGCTATCAAAATTGTCGAGTCGATTGGGCAAGGTAGTTACTTTTATCAAAAAGCTCAAAAATCGATTCCAGAATTTGGACGCAAGATGCTGAACTTAGCACAAGCAAAGTTGGATGCACGGGATGCAGATACAGCACTGGATATTGCTAGACAAATTCCTGAAACTACAGGATTGCAATCGGAAGTCGATGATTTTATTGCCTTGGGTGAGGCGCAAAGGAGTGCATGGATCGGTAATGTTTCTGGTTTAGAGTCAGCGATCGCTCAGGCACAACAAATCGATCCCTCAAGACCAGTGTATAACAAAGCACAAAAACTTGTGGCACGTTGGCAATTAGAAATTGAAGATGTTGCCCGGTTAGAAAAAGCTAGAACACTGGCTAGTCAAGGAACAGTCAATGATTTAGCAGCAGCGATCTCCGAAGCACAACTGATACCAGCCACTAACCCCCGCGCTACAGAAGCTAGGGAAGAAATGGGTCGCTGGCAAGCCCAAATCGAGACAATCCAAGACCAACCTTACTTAGAACGTGCCGAACAGATAGCGTTGTTTGAGGATATCAACTCTTTACAAGCTGCGATCGCTGAAGCTAGTCAAGTTCGTAGAGGTCGGGCATTATATCCAGAAGCGCGGAAAAAAATTCGTACTTGGACAGGAAAAATTCAGCAAATTCAAGACCAACCTTACTTAGATCAGGCGCGACAACTGGCTCAGAGTGGCAATTTACCTGCTGCAATTAATACAGCTCAAGCAATTGCATCGTCGGGGAGAGCGCTTTCTGGTGAAGCACAAGCGGCTATAGATGATTGGCAAGGGGAAATTCGTACCCAAGAAAACTGGCAGAAAGCGCAGCAAGCGGCAACTGCTGGCACACCTGAAGCCTTGGCTGAAGCAATGCGGTTGGCTGATCGGGTCGCCAACCGGAGCATTCTGCGGATGGATGCAAATCTTGCTATTGACCAATGGAGTCAGCAATTATTGGAAATAGCACGTTCTCAAGGTCAATCTGATATAGCTAGAGGTATAGAGACTGCAAAGTTGATTCCTCGCGGTAGTGCTGCTTACAGTGCGGCACAAGAGCAAATTCAAACTTGGCAGCAATTTCTTAATCCTCAGCCTACACCGACACCGACATTTCAACCAATTCAACCATTGACCACTCCCAATGGATAG
- the crtD gene encoding C-3',4' desaturase CrtD encodes MSSLLIDKSQSRVIVIGAGIGGLTAGALLAHRGYSVLILDQALVPGGCASTFKRRGFIFDVGATQVAGLEPGGIHHRIFSELAIDLPEATPCDPACAVYLPGESTPINVWCDPEKWQEERQKQFPGSEPFWQLLATLFAASWEFQGRDPVLPPRNLWDLWQLTQAVRPSTLITVPFTLFTVGDALRLYGLGNNQRLRTFLDLQLKLYSQVNAEETALLYAATALNVSQLPQGLFHLQGSMQVLSDRLVQALERDGGKLLMRHTVEQIKVENGQATAVVIKNQKTGEVWTEAADHVVANVTVQNLVDLLGEQAPSGYKQRVERLPQASGAFVVYLGVDASAIPVDCPPHLQFMYDANGPIGENNSLFVSVSHPGDGRAPAGKATITASSFVDPAPWSRTQDYPLLKQKYTQEAIAHLAQYFYLKPETIIHQEAATPRTFAHFTARDRGIVGGIGQRIPTFGPFGFANRTPIKHLWLVGDSTHPGEGTAGVSYSALTVVRQIEAQKP; translated from the coding sequence ATGTCCAGTCTTCTTATTGACAAAAGTCAATCCCGCGTCATCGTCATCGGTGCAGGAATCGGTGGACTAACTGCTGGGGCATTATTAGCCCATAGAGGTTATAGCGTCTTAATTTTGGATCAAGCCCTCGTACCGGGAGGCTGTGCTTCTACATTTAAACGTCGAGGATTTATCTTTGATGTTGGAGCTACTCAGGTAGCAGGGTTAGAACCAGGGGGAATTCACCATCGCATTTTCTCAGAATTAGCCATAGATTTACCAGAAGCGACACCTTGTGACCCCGCTTGTGCTGTATACTTGCCTGGGGAAAGTACACCAATTAACGTCTGGTGCGACCCAGAGAAATGGCAAGAGGAAAGACAAAAGCAGTTTCCTGGTAGTGAACCATTCTGGCAATTGTTAGCAACTTTGTTTGCAGCCAGTTGGGAATTTCAAGGACGCGACCCAGTGCTACCGCCACGTAACTTGTGGGATTTGTGGCAGTTAACTCAGGCTGTACGTCCTAGTACATTAATTACCGTACCCTTCACCTTGTTTACTGTCGGAGATGCTTTACGGTTATATGGGCTGGGAAATAACCAACGGCTGAGAACATTTTTGGATTTACAACTAAAGCTTTATTCTCAGGTCAACGCCGAAGAAACTGCATTACTTTATGCCGCAACCGCATTAAATGTATCCCAACTGCCTCAAGGATTATTTCACCTCCAAGGTAGTATGCAAGTACTAAGCGATCGCCTAGTACAAGCTTTAGAACGAGACGGTGGCAAACTGTTGATGCGTCACACCGTAGAGCAGATCAAAGTGGAAAATGGCCAAGCTACTGCTGTTGTGATTAAAAATCAGAAAACTGGCGAAGTCTGGACAGAAGCAGCTGACCATGTAGTTGCCAATGTCACGGTGCAGAACTTGGTGGATTTGTTGGGAGAACAGGCTCCATCTGGCTATAAACAGCGAGTCGAAAGACTCCCCCAAGCATCGGGAGCATTTGTAGTGTATTTAGGTGTAGATGCCAGCGCCATTCCCGTGGATTGTCCGCCCCATCTACAATTTATGTACGATGCTAACGGCCCAATTGGGGAGAATAATTCTTTATTTGTCTCCGTCAGCCATCCTGGAGATGGTCGCGCACCAGCAGGGAAAGCTACAATTACCGCTTCTTCATTTGTAGATCCTGCACCTTGGTCGCGTACACAAGATTATCCATTGCTCAAGCAAAAGTATACACAAGAAGCGATCGCCCACCTTGCCCAATACTTCTATTTGAAACCAGAAACTATTATCCATCAAGAAGCTGCAACACCCCGTACCTTCGCCCACTTTACAGCACGCGATCGCGGTATAGTCGGTGGTATTGGTCAAAGGATACCCACCTTTGGCCCGTTTGGGTTTGCCAATCGTACACCCATCAAGCATCTGTGGTTAGTTGGTGACTCTACCCATCCAGGTGAAGGCACTGCTGGGGTGAGTTACTCAGCTCTGACCGTGGTCAGGCAAATTGAGGCACAAAAACCGTAG